One Caretta caretta isolate rCarCar2 chromosome 6, rCarCar1.hap1, whole genome shotgun sequence genomic region harbors:
- the DEGS2 gene encoding sphingolipid delta(4)-desaturase/C4-monooxygenase DES2, whose translation MGNRVTRGDFEWVYTEQPHTQRRWEILAKYPTIKSLMGPDPHLKWIVSGMVLTQLLACYLVKDLSWKWIFFWAYAFGGCINHSMALAIHDISHNVAFGNKQAKWNRWFAVFANLPIGLPYSASFKKYHIDHHRYLGGDALDVDVPTDFEGWFFCTPFRKFIWLILQPLFYGLRPLYVNPKTVTQMEIFNALVQFFIDFIIYYLWGLKPVVYLISGTLLCMGLHPIAGHFIAEHYMFLKGYETYSYYGPLNWITFNAGYHMEHHDFPSIPGCKLPMVKKIAAEYYDNLPQHQSWVRVLWDFVFDDTIGPYSRIKRICKLATENQ comes from the exons CCAAATATCCAACAATTAAATCTCTAATGGGACCAGATCCCCACTTAAAATGGATTGTATCTGGAATGGTGTTGACACAGCTTCTAGCCTGCTACTTGGTGAAAGATTTATCTTGGAAATGGATTTTCTTTTGGGCTTATGCTTTTGGGGGCTGCATCAATCACTCAATGGCGCTAGCAATCCATGATATTTCACACAATGTTGCCTTTGGTAACAAGCAGGCTAAGTGGAATAGATGGTTTGCAGTGTTTGCCAACTTGCCAATTGGACTTCCTTACTCCGCCTCCTTCAAGAAATACCACATTGACCATCATCGATACCTTGGTGGAGACGCTTTGGATGTGGATGTTCCAACTGACTTCGAAGGCTGGTTCTTTTGCACTCCATTTCGGAAATTTATTTGGCTCATCCTCCAACCACTCTTCTATGGCCTGAGACCTCTTTATGTGAACCCCAAAACAGTTACTCAGATGGAAATATTTAATGCCCTGGTACAATTCTTTATTGATTTTATAATCTACTACCTATGGGGCCTGAAGCCTGTCGTTTATTTAATATCAGGCACGTTACTTTGCATGGGTTTGCATCCTATTGCCGGGCACTTCATAGCAGAACATTACATGTTCTTAAAAGGCTATGAAACCTATTCTTATTATGGACCTCTCAACTGGATCACCTTTAATGCAGGCTACCACATGGAGCACCATGATTTCCCTAGCATTCCTGGATGCAAGCTGCCAATG GTGAAGAAGATAGCAGCAGAATATTATGACAACCTTCCTCAGCACCAATCTTGGGTTCGAGTTCTTTGGGATTTTGTTTTTGATGACACCATTGGTCCTTACTCACGGATTAAGAGAATATGCAAACTAGCAACAGAAAACCAATAG